Within the Takifugu rubripes chromosome 8, fTakRub1.2, whole genome shotgun sequence genome, the region tacatttagaAAGATCTGCTGTCAAGTTCCATCCTTTAGGGGCTCATTACaaccttttttgtttgtttgggtgtgTTGTGAgactttttcttgttttcagaaAGCTCACGTGCATaagacagacaaacaggacTTTCACCTCTATTCTCCACCAGACACAGTCTTTCTCGAGTGTTAAAATCTTCTTTgaatcttcattttttttatcctaATGCTGACAATGTAACAGTGAGAAATCGCATCATTTACCAAACATTAATTTGTGCCCGCTCTGTTTACTACAGAGACGGGGACAGGCAACAGGTTTCAGCCTCTCATAAACAAATTTTCCGTCTTTACAGAAATGGTTTATTGTTCAAGTCCAGTGATATTCAACTTTTCACACCCTAAATAACCTTAGATTAATCATCATTTTGCAAATCTGTCGTTCAGATtaagtttttttaaattaaaattattaaatTAGTTCAAAACTCACATTGAACATTCGACACTTGCTGTTTCAGATGCAATAACAGCTCACTGCAGTGACCCACTCAGTGTTCCTTAATTCTGTTTTAAACTTGGAACCAGGAGCCCATAATTCTCTGATGAACTTTTCTTTTGCCACTTATGGTTTTATAAACAAatctaaagtgtgtttttcatgtGGCATACATGTGTAAACTAAACTTCAGTTTACTGCTGTTTAATCACAAATTTCAATAAGACAAATATCTGACTTTTAccttttttactgttttgttcAACAAACTgaacttttaaaatgtttaaagtccCAAAAAGAAATCAAGACCACATTTTCTTCTGGACAAATCTACAAAGGATGTAGCTGATTTGGTCCTGGATATTAGCCGTCAGTCTTGTTGGAAAAGCATTGCTGATACGCCCAAAACATTACATCAACACCAGAGGAAGTACTTacccttttcctctctttgtgcgtttgtggaaaatgaaatgaaaacatttttattatgcTAATAAATGTTCCCATGTGGAAAAAATACAGCATGCCAAGTTACCAGGATGATAAGATCAAAACAAGAGTCAATCATAAGACATAGAGCTacgggggttttttttgcacaaaaaccaacaaacagtCATAAACAAAGATGATCTTAAGATCAATGAGAGGAGCAAAATGACTGGAGTAGCGTGTGGAGGACACAAGCTCCCTGTTATGCAAAGTTCGCAACAACAATGTCAAAAATTATTTTAGCTATTTTGAAGACTGCAGTTTGGGAACAAAGGGCCCAAACATTGTCCCACAAGAACACCATATAGAGAAACCCAGAGAGGAACAACAGATGATAAATGTTGCAGATCTGTCCGTCCTTGtcagcatcagcagaaaaaACGAGTGATTGACTTTAACAAACTCGGGTAAACAATACACTGTACGTCTGATGTTTAATGCTAAACTCAAGGTTATCGTTAGGTAAAGACAGTTCCGTTGTTAAAGTTGAGCTTCAGGGTATCAAAGAGCAGTTTTTATCAGGAGAATTTAAACAAACCCCACACAGGTGCTCCCATACAGTCCCAATACtacacaacacaaacacgtcttttttgttaaaaaagaaataaatgcatttttttttttaaaagaaaataatgtggAAGGTATGTGGAAAACATACACACCACCTCATTGCTGATTCACATCCTAATCAGTCATACAGGAAAGGTTCGGGTGGAAAGTCCTTCATGGCTGGTTTACTACACACCTCAGTCTCACCACTCTTTCATCATTTCTCTAACTCGCATTTGTCTGCTGAAATTGACGGGCTTCTACAACTTCTTTAAAACACAGATGAGGaatttcagcagctcttctcaaCTGCTGGCTGCCGGGTAACTCGTGTAAAATATAATATTGCTAATGAAATGTTATAATACAGAGACATTTCTATAACAACAGTAGagtcttttaaataaaacagttttagtTCTGCTGATTCcgtaaataataaaagaaagatTTGTGTCAAAACTAGCAGCATCATCCCAGCTCATGGGAGCAGACCGGCACAGGTTAATTCCCTCCGTCTGTAAAACAAAGCGCTGGTTCCCGAGCAGCGAGGCCGCGCTCAGTGCGTCACTGGACCGTCATCAAAGCAGCATGACGCTGTCATCCGAATCAGTCTGAGAACAAAGAAACAGGATGGAACAATTAGTGGGAGAATTCCATTAATCATGCAGACTATGTGCGTACTATCGCAGAGTGCGCTCAAATATGGACGATAATTAAGCACCATTAACCATGGTGCCTTTGCCTCGTTAAAGCCTCTATGGAAAAGACAGGTTCTAATTAGCACAGCGGTTGTtacttgaaaaaaaacaaattgttTCAATATTGTACATTACGCACAGTGGtaagatctttttttaaatgtttcaaaaaatCATCTGAATGTAATTAATGTTACAAACTAGTCAACAGAAACATATGCAGCATTTTAGCATGTCAATACTTGTCAAATATCACATAACAAAAACGTACTGGGGCTAATAGTAATGTCAGAAAATGAATTGTTTTCCTCATATAGTCCTGGTTAGACGTGCGtgggcagaaacagaaacaatgCCCACATATCCAAACATTTTAGACTCATCTTTCAATTCCAAAAAAGGGCGGACACGTAAGAATAAAACAATGAACACAAAAGTCCATATTTGCAAGTTATAGTCGCCCAAAGCTAAACAGGGATCACTCAAATCCCTCCAACAGAATTCCAGGAGGTGACTCATTTGAAGAAAATAAGCCTCCACGCTTCTAGACACAACACGTGTCCTCGTCACGACACAAACTACAGTATGATACCACACGCTGCTGGTGCCCGAGGGAAAATAGTTACATCTGTGGCAAACTTCCTGTTCTCGGTAAGTGTTACTAAGAAAACCTGTCCTGCCTCCAGCCATACACACCAAAGCAAAGTCAGGAAATGTAGGCACAAATAAAGCAGCTGGCGCTTCCAGGAAGGTCTCGGCCTTCCTTCCCACACTCACCCACAACAAATTTGAAGGAGGCCATAAAATTCCACGAGTAGCTTGTGGTGAACCTCTCcctgggtggatgggtggaggattcCCTGAAGCTTCATCTCCCAGGTATAAAATATTTCTCTACATTTCATTGATGCTATTCACAACTGGACAACTGACCAAATGACCTTCTTGTGCTTAAAGTGCTCATTTACATCGTGATTTAGAAACTAGATGTCGGTTTCAGTGGTGTAATGACATACAGCAGTTACAATTGGGATTAGAGCCAACATGTAAACAGCAATCTGCCCCCGCCACAGTGAAAGATTGTGTTCTTTGACATGTCAGACAGAGCAAGACAGAAATACAGACTCTCTGTCTCCAGTTGAACGGAAGAAGGGATGTTGTTATCAGCCTGGCAAGCTTTCAGATCCTCCACAATGTCCATGATTTTCCAAGATCCAAAGgattaaatgaagaaaaaaggctCTTTTCTTCTGGATCCTAGCTCAAGACAATCGGCCTTGCCACTTATTATTCAGCCACTTGTTATTCTGCTCAGGGTCCACAGAGTTGGAAAGACGTTCGGAAATCAGGAGAGTCTTACGGAAATGTTTgcaaatttctttttaaatttgggGGTTCAGCAGGATTCTTGAGAAAGCTGCCACACTGACCACAGACGCACGAGAAAGAGTGAGGGCAGCACAAATGCTCAAACCAAAAATAGCCCCTGAGAATGTCAAGGATGTCCTGGAAAAGTTAGAGGGGCTGGAATTCTCTGCaactgggggcggggctttatGCAGTCCAAAAGGTTGTTGGTTTTGGAACTCTAAATAATCCCGAGTAGTGTTTTTCACAGATTAAAGGGCTTCGATAGCAGACTTTAGTTCCTTAGCTCCTTGTCGGCACTGACCTTGAGTTATAAACTCAAACACGTCCTTCCGATTCTCACCTTGGTGATCAGAACATTTAGGACAAAGTGGTCAGAACCCATGTTTATTGGGAAGGCCTGACATGGCGGCGCGGAGTGGGAGGTTCCGTGTCAACCTTGTGTGGAACAGGACAAGAAAACACGTTTGAAATGAACACTCCACTCCTCATCTTTCAGTTGTGCACTTGTTGGAGCCGCCGTTAAACCTTAGGAATTTTACTCCCTCACAAGAACACACCCATGATTTCCTGTCAACAGAACATTTAAAGCCACCTACAGACTCCCAGAAGATGAGACCAGCCTACAATTAAATGACTTCAAACGACTTGGAAAACAGATTTTCAGATATTTCCGAATCAAAGTGCTTCCGGACTCACCATTCGTGCAGACGAAGCACTTGCAGAAAACGATGCACAGACTCAAGAAGAGGACGGAAACCACGCCACACACTGACAGGAGGATGACTGTGGCCGGACCCACTGCCGCACAAACGCACAAactcaaattaaaaatgaaaaccagGCGGCGAGGCCAACAATTGGTCACATGAGGAGTTGCAATCTTCTCACCATTCGTGTTGAGAGACACGGTCAGAGGGTGCTTCAGACCCTGGTGGTGGATGATACACTTGACGGACACGTCCTTGAGCAACCCGGAATGGAAGAGCAGCGTGCTCCTCACTATGGTTGTGCCGTCACCCTGGCTGTCGGCTGATGTAACAGGTGGACCGAGCGTCCGGTTGTCCCCGCCGACGTCCCAGGTGATGTGAGCTGCAGGACGGGACCGGGCGGTACAGTTGGCCTCCGTTTCTCCAGACGCCGAGGTCTCGTATTTCACCTCTGGTTTTGGTAAAACTGGTGCAAGGCATTGTTTGTTGATTGTTagcattttacattttacaaacaGACAGCAGAGATTTGTCCACAGAACAAGGCCCGTCAGTGTGCCCAGACAgcacaaaacaatgaaaacagacACCAAGCAACTTTtccagacccacacacacacacccccacacacacacacccacacacacacacacacacagaagaggttTTTGTGCTGAAGCAAACAGTGAGTTCCTCTGGCACTGGGCTCTCTCCCAAATTAATCACCTCTTTCACCTAAGTGACACCCTTTtcactgcacaaacacacattctaGGACAGACTCACACTCTTCTGAAGGTCAGGAAGAGACTACACACTTTCCAACAGCACAGCAGATTTAAGACTGTTGGCAGGGGGCTCCAAAAGCTGATAATGAAGCAGGTTAATGACTTGTGGTCGGTTTCTGGAAACAAAGCACTTCACTCTTGTTCCTGTGCGGTTTAATTCCTCTCAGCCTAAATCAAAGGTTACTTACCTAAATTAACAAATATATCAGCCATCAGTCTtcttctattctttttttttcctgggtcACTCCCATCAATCACAGTCAACACTGTCACCAATCAATGGTCTGAATACATTTCTATAGGTGCTCACCATGAACGGAAAGGCAGGATGTGGTTCTTTTGGAGCCATCCGGATACGTGTGGAACTCACAGGTGTAGCACGCTTCATCTTCTGTCCTGACATCCTTGATGGTCAGCTGAGTGTCGCCAAGGCTACGGCTCAAGCTGATCCGCCGGATGAACTGATCTGCTATACTGAGTTGGCCGTGCCTCCCGTAGGAGGCCACGGTGGTGGTGTCACCTTGTTCGGCTGTCTTCATCCACAGCACCTGTTGCACCTTCTTGGGGAGGCTGTACCAGCAGGAGAGGGTGGCCGACTGCCCGCTCACTACCGTCTCATTTCCCTCTACGTGAGCTTTACCTGACACACAGGAATTATTGTGGTTAGATTAGGAAAGGAATGCACGTGTTTTCGGGCTGAATCTAGCTCAGCTGTGAGGACTGCAGCCTGTGTGCGCGTTGTCTGGGTAACAAGAATCTGGAAGTAATCAAAATGCGTATGTGGACCCTTCACCATTGGGTGGCTTTCTTCCTGGCTACAGTAGTATGAAAGTTCAAACCTTTGCTGAGAACTTTCAGCCTCCTCaaattggagaaaaaaaacaaagttacCTGAAATTATGGAAAAAGTTCAAAATGCTAGGTGTTAGCTGCCGCGTGGAACCAAGAGAAACCAGCAGCTGATGAAAGCACAAGAGCTGTTCAGCATCATAAATGCACATTGTAAGACTCAAAATATCAACTAACCAGTCACGCTGACACACGTCACGGCTTCCTGCTTTCCCATGGGAAACACATCAAATACGCAGCGGTAGCAGCCCTCATCATCGGGACGCACCTTCTTGATGGTGATGTGGCTGCGGTTGTTTGGCGAAGGGCTGAGGTGCACGCCGGGGTCTTGGTGGCTGATCGCCACAGGGTTGCTCTGCTCATACGCCAGCAGCAACGTGTCGTGTTGGTCGTACCAACGCACTTGACGGATGATGTGGTCTGTTGCTATGGCGATgttgcagctgagcagcaggggTTGAGCCACCTCAGCTGTGACAGTGGGGGCAGCCCTGACTTCACCTGTTCTCAGAAACCACACGACTGTGTCACCAGTCTTGCGCATCTCCTCATTTCTAATCAGGCAACAGTTTCAGTCAAATCTGTCATCACAAAATCCATTAATATCTGAAACCCTCAACAATAAACGTTGCATTTAATTGATTGGTAACTTCTCCTTGCCTTTTGGGGTCTTCCCAACATTTTCAATTTTGGCTTAAAAACATTATATTAGTGTCGGGGAAAAAGAACTTACCTTGTGTTCTGGAAACAGCCACccagagcagcaggcagagcagcacttCACACATCCTCACTCCCACTGGTGGGATTTCCAGCACAGATCCTAACAGGGTAAAaagagtgtgactgtgtgatccAGTTCCAGTCACTGTCCAGTGTATCCAGTCTCTGGAAAGCTTCTGTTAATAGCTGTAGACCTGTAGCCACATCTTACTGGCAAGAGTCAGAGTGCTGTAAATAGCAAAATGATATGATATTAGCACTGACAAATATTTACTGCAAACTCTGAGTCATTTCTATTACAATGCTCCAATAGAGCAATGCTCAGAAGTGGGTGCAGTGGAGGGGTTACACCACACCAAGCAGAGATTATGACATCAATTTTAATCACAAGGTAATACGAGATGAAAAGAGGTGTGCCATGAAGGTGACCACATCAGCGCAGAAAGATTTCAGTGCAACAGAGCAACGAGGTGTAATGCTGGGGGAGAAAAGCTGCAAACAGCAGGTTTCAGACTCCACAAGTGGATTTGATGGGAAGCAGAAACCTGTCTGAACCACATGATAGAGCAGGTCCGGAATTACAGGCGCTGTTTCAAGGTTTATGGTGCCAGGCATCTGCATTCAGATTCGCAGCTGCTCCCGTGTGGCAGCACTTAAATCACTTTTCCACGATTAAAAACCCTCCTCATGTCTGCCAACAACTATTAAAATATTCCATTTGACCATATCAACTTGAACTCAGAGGATAAACTCCACATTCTGATttgtttattccatttattaTGTGATTTGCAAACTAACGGAGCTAAATCCGAATAAAAATGAACTGTTGCATTGATATTTGTAATCATGAACGTTGGCAGTGCTGTTGCTGAACATACTACACCAAACAATAAGTGTTTATGCTATGCATGGAGGGTTCTGAAATGTCCACTTCCAAGATGAACTAATTTAGCTGTTTGACACTATATTCCAAACAAATTTGAGGACAACAACTTAATCCTTTTATCGAATTACAAAGAGCTTACTCACCGTCTCTCGGGATGTGGGTCACAGCGGTCAGTTCTTTGGCGACATTTGTGAAGACAATGAAATAATAACTGGTGAAATAATCCAGATTTGTTTGATTTCGTTGCCGATGAAGTGCAGCTCGATGCTCCGCTTCTGACCGAACTCCTCAAAATAAACCCTtcatctgaggggaaaaaaggggggaaacggcgccctctggtggataGATTAAAGCAATTAAACTTCAATTGAGGTCAGGTCCAGCCCCCAGCTAACAGCAGAAACTACCATGTAATTAATAAATCAAATGCTCCGTTCTTGACAGATAAAAACCTGGCTTACACACTGTCGACCATCTCTGCAAAAGtcttcacttttttcttttacggCCAAAAGTTACATTCCAGCTGTAAAGGAACGCTGCTACTGAGATACTGAAATATTGTGTGAAGGTCCTGGTGTCTTGAGATAGGTGCGTTCTCTTGACCCCATATAATATGTAAGGTGACAGAACTGAGCTACAAGTATCATCAGcggatgataataataataatattattattatattattaatcTCTCCACCACCCTATAGGGCAAAGGAGCACAaagaatgagaggagagagacctCTGCTGAAAAGGTGATGTTAtgtccattatattaaagttatttatttgcttttaccttgttatattctttagtcttgttatattgtttctcattatttaatgtttcttattatttgttaatgcttaatgttcatgatgcttgatgtgtgaactcgaacttctctggtcaagggcgacagaaatacagctgctgtggggaagtgacattgaccggagatagagctgcagggcctgacccaggagctgttcttttaatctgtctgatatggaagaatgtgctgtgtgcgagctaagatagtcaaatcagtgaagacctacgtataatctcaccattatgatttacagtcttttgctttgtttgggacctgctatcttgtgttttccccctcccttagacacatgtgaattctgtgtaactagggacctcctaatttcaataaaagaaggaaggCAGAACTTGTGCGTCaaaacgtgttggagatctggaactgagcacatctctccgttctccttgcaagtaaaattcaaaactgttgtctttgcctcatttgtttcatggtcgtttgaacctaacaggtGAGTAGGAAAAGAATGAATAGAAAGTGATAGAAAgatagagatagagagagaatttagattagattagattagattagattagattagattagattagattagattagattagattagattagattagattcaactttattgttattgcacatgtacaggtacagagcaacaaaatgcagtttagcatctaaccagaagtgcaaaagaagcagcaagtgaggataataacttaataaatacagtatgtgtggttatttttacagtcgtttaccaggttgtgctataaacatattttacagatggtgtttacattaaatgccttagactataagtgcaggagctatttagctatttaatAGATGCATTTGCCATGGAACTGAATGAAAGAACCAAAGCCCTGTGCCATACTAGACAAGAGCATGTGAGGACTGCTTATttagacacacacccacacccacacacacccgcacccacacccacacacattatACAgcagattttattatttatttagtgcCACTTTTATTACGCTGAG harbors:
- the LOC101076804 gene encoding OX-2 membrane glycoprotein-like; the encoded protein is MCEVLLCLLLWVAVSRTQGEVRAAPTVTAEVAQPLLLSCNIAIATDHIIRQVRWYDQHDTLLLAYEQSNPVAISHQDPGVHLSPSPNNRSHITIKKVRPDDEGCYRCVFDVFPMGKQEAVTCVSVTGKAHVEGNETVVSGQSATLSCWYSLPKKVQQVLWMKTAEQGDTTTVASYGRHGQLSIADQFIRRISLSRSLGDTQLTIKDVRTEDEACYTCEFHTYPDGSKRTTSCLSVHVLPKPEVKYETSASGETEANCTARSRPAAHITWDVGGDNRTLGPPVTSADSQGDGTTIVRSTLLFHSGLLKDVSVKCIIHHQGLKHPLTVSLNTNVGPATVILLSVCGVVSVLFLSLCIVFCKCFVCTND